A window of the Rhizobium brockwellii genome harbors these coding sequences:
- a CDS encoding CerR family C-terminal domain-containing protein: MILEHDNQPAASARAEIARQKMLSAALDVFGRYGFDGASTRQLTEAAGVNLQAIPYYFGSKEGLYIATAEYLMMRINTHVGDIRARVGAHLLALDAAGKQLSEAEARHFLTEILQTMVTLFVGRESESWARFLIREQMEPTEAFTRVYQGLMRPMIEMGRRLIGAILREDPASEHVRLRTFTLLGSILVFRVAHAAVLAQMEWDGVGPEQVETVRGLAAELVDAIGPLKGSAA; encoded by the coding sequence ATGATCCTAGAACACGACAACCAGCCAGCGGCCTCCGCCCGTGCAGAGATCGCACGCCAGAAGATGTTGTCCGCCGCCCTCGACGTCTTCGGCCGTTATGGCTTCGACGGCGCCTCGACGCGCCAGCTCACGGAAGCGGCCGGCGTCAACCTGCAGGCCATCCCCTATTACTTCGGCAGCAAGGAAGGCCTCTACATCGCCACGGCCGAATATCTGATGATGCGGATCAATACGCATGTCGGTGACATCAGGGCCCGCGTCGGCGCGCATCTGCTGGCGCTTGATGCTGCGGGCAAACAGCTGAGCGAAGCTGAGGCCCGCCATTTCCTGACGGAGATTTTGCAGACCATGGTGACGCTATTTGTCGGCAGGGAATCCGAATCCTGGGCGCGCTTCCTGATCCGCGAGCAGATGGAGCCGACAGAAGCCTTCACACGGGTCTATCAGGGCCTCATGCGTCCGATGATCGAGATGGGCCGGCGGCTAATCGGCGCCATCCTTCGTGAGGATCCCGCCTCGGAACATGTGCGTCTGCGCACCTTCACCCTTCTCGGCAGCATCCTCGTCTTTCGCGTCGCCCATGCAGCCGTGCTCGCCCAGATGGAGTGGGATGGCGTCGGCCCGGAACAGGTGGAAACGGTGCGCGGCCTGGCCGCAGAGCTGGTCGATGCCATCGGCCCGCTGAAAGGAAGTGCCGCATGA